A window of Bacteroidetes bacterium SB0662_bin_6 contains these coding sequences:
- a CDS encoding TIGR00701 family protein, giving the protein MALHLPPEAYLWFKTFHVIGVVVWFAGLFYLVRLFI; this is encoded by the coding sequence ATGGCGCTGCACCTGCCGCCAGAGGCTTACCTCTGGTTCAAGACCTTCCACGTCATCGGGGTGGTGGTGTGGTTTGCCGGGCTGTTCTATCTGGTGCGCCTCTTCATC